In a single window of the Gadus chalcogrammus isolate NIFS_2021 chromosome 20, NIFS_Gcha_1.0, whole genome shotgun sequence genome:
- the hat1 gene encoding histone acetyltransferase type B catalytic subunit, with amino-acid sequence MAGVNAMEKKLAEYKCDTNEAICLKLVRFPEDLEDDGTTFHPEYSHQLYGDDEVAFGYKGLQIQLYYSAGNLSTLFKVKYSSKVTEKFDCVEADDVEVKIRDIIPAGFSCSTDDFVSRLEKEANFRPFGNLLHTYKVHNEEAGELTYQICKVDMACPGFQEYHGRLQTFLMWFIETASFIDADDDRWDFFLVFEKYNKDGETLYATVGYMTVYNYYVYPDKTRPRVSQMLVLPPFQGEGHGAQLLEAVHRFYCTLPKVQDITAEDPSESYVKLRDFVLAKLCRALPSFAPDKLQLGFSEVMVKEAQDTLKINKKHARRVYEILRLKATDMADEAKARDYRLDVKRRLFGPYKVRSAVNLPLGGEGAPRAADNTMKTRRRSSSFRSETRGPESESRTLFVLTAVDCFLYI; translated from the exons ATGGCGG GAGTAAACGCAATGGAGAAGAAACTAGCAGAGTACAAGTGTGACACGAACGAAGCCATCTGTCTGAAGCTGG TCCGCTTCCCAGAGGACTTGGAGGATGATGGAACGACATTTCACCCCGAGTACAGTCATCAGCTTTATGGAGACGA TGAAGTGGCTTTCGGATACAAAGGGCTTCAAATACAGCTGTATTATAGCGCTGGGAACCTGAGCACACTCTTCAAAGTCAAATACTCCTCGAAGGTCACGGAGAAGTTTGATTGTGTCGAG GCGGACGACGTGGAGGTGAAGATCCGGGACATCATCCCGGCCGGGTTCAGCTGCAGCACGGACGACTTTGTGTCGcggctggagaaggaggccaaCTTCCGGCCCTTCGGCAACCTGCTGCACACGTACAAGGTCCACAACGAGGAGGCCGGCGAGCTCACCTACCAGATCTGCAAG GTGGACATGGCCTGCCCGGGCTTCCAGGAGTACCACGGCCGGCTTCAGACCTTCCTCATGTGGTTCATCGAGACGGCCAGCTTCATCGACGCGGACGACGATCGCTGGGACTTCTTTCTTGT ATTTGAAAAGTACAATAAAGATGGGGAGACTCTCTACGCAACTGTTGGCTACATGACGGTCTATAATTACTACGTGTACCCAGACAAAACCAGACCACGTGTGAG cCAAATGCTGGTCCTACCACCGTTCCAGGGAGAGGGTCACGGAGCTCAGCTCCTGGAAGCAGTCCACCGGTTCTACTGCACCCTACCCAAGGTGCAGGACATCACAG CGGAGGACCCCTCTGAGAGCTACGTGAAGCTCAGGGACTTTGTCCTGGCCAAGCTCTGCCGGGCGCTGCCCTCCTTCGCCCCCGACAAGCTGCAGCTGGGCTTCTCCGAGGTCATGGTGAAGGAGGCCCAGGACACGCTGAAGATCAACAAG aaaCACGCGCGGAGGGTCTACGAGATCCTCCGTCTGAAGGCCACGGACATGGCCGACGAGGCCAAAGCACGCGACTACCGTCTGGACGTGAAGCGGCGTCTGTTTGGACCGTACAAGGTGCGTAGCGCGGTAAACCTCCccctggggggggagg GAGCACCGCGCGCTGCAGACAATACGATGAAGACTCGGAGACGCTCTTCCTCGTTCCGCTCCGAGACCCGCGGGCCCGAATCCGAGTCCAGGACGCTCTTCGTCCTCACCGCCGTGGACTGTTTTCTTTATATCTGA
- the LOC130373710 gene encoding electrogenic aspartate/glutamate antiporter SLC25A12, mitochondrial-like, with product MAVKVQAMQRADPHSLKAIFLKYASVVEDGDHYMTPRDFVQNYLSLHTRPQYNPRTVSLLAGVADTTKDGLISFQEFQAFESVLCSPDALYLVAFQLFDKTGTGSISFENVRDIFSQTTVHHHIPFNWDCEFIRLHFGHERKRLLSYPEFTQFLQVSRRLSFTENDQSPVLTWYELITGW from the exons ATGGCCGTCAAG GTGCAGGCAATGCAGAGAGCGGATCCCCATAGTTTAAAGGCAATCTTTCTGAAG TATGCCAGCGTGGTGGAGGATGGGGACCATTACATGACCCCCAGGGACTTTGTGCAGAACTACCTGTCGTTGCACACGCGGCCCCAGTACAACCCCAGGACGGTGAGCCTCCTGGCTGGCGTGGCCGACACCACCAAAGACGG ACTGATCTCTTTCCAGGAGTTTCAGGCCTTTGAGTCGGTTCTGTGTTCCCCGGATGCCCTTTACCTCGTGGCCTTCCAGCTGTTTGACAAGACGGGCACTGGGAGCATCTCCTTCG AGAATGTGCGCGACATCTTCAGCCAGACCACGGTGCACCACCACATCCCGTTCAACTGGGACTGTGAGTTCATCCGGCTGCACTTTGGCCACGAGAGGAAGAGGCTCCTCAGTTATCCCGAGTTCACCCAGTTCCTGCAGGTGAGTCGCCGGCTCTCGTTCAC GGAGAACGATCAGAGCCCGGTGCTAACGTGGTACGAG CTCATCACTGGCTGGTAA